One segment of Spiroplasma cantharicola DNA contains the following:
- the efp gene encoding elongation factor P — protein sequence MSVNDLRPGSTFLYDGNIFVVLENSFSKTGRQQGKVTVKVKNLRTGARVEITFTGGEKVDKALIEKKDMQFLYNDGSNCVLMNTETYEQVEIASNKLEWELKFITDGIMVKMTEYDGEILGITIPEKIELTIVEAEPAVKGDTTSGAQKKAKVETGLEITVPLFIKEGEKVLINTTDGKYAGRAN from the coding sequence ATGTCAGTAAACGATTTAAGACCTGGAAGTACATTCTTATATGATGGAAACATTTTTGTGGTTTTAGAAAATTCATTTTCTAAAACAGGAAGACAACAGGGAAAAGTTACAGTAAAAGTAAAAAATTTAAGAACTGGTGCAAGAGTAGAAATTACTTTTACTGGTGGAGAAAAAGTAGATAAGGCTCTAATTGAAAAAAAAGATATGCAATTTTTATATAATGATGGTTCAAATTGCGTTTTAATGAATACCGAAACATATGAGCAAGTTGAGATTGCTTCAAATAAATTAGAGTGAGAATTAAAGTTTATTACAGATGGTATTATGGTAAAAATGACAGAGTATGATGGAGAAATTTTAGGAATAACTATTCCTGAAAAAATTGAATTAACAATAGTTGAAGCTGAGCCAGCTGTTAAAGGTGATACAACTAGTGGTGCTCAAAAAAAAGCAAAAGTTGAAACTGGATTAGAGATAACTGTTCCATTATTTATTAAAGAAGGAGAAAAGGTCCTAATTAATACTACTGATGGTAAGTATGCTGGAAGAGCTAATTAA